The Achromobacter deleyi genome has a window encoding:
- the rsxB gene encoding electron transport complex subunit RsxB, translating to MSCRSLADRIDALLPQTQCTKCGYDGCRPYADAIADGAAPINRCPPGGDEGIAALSALLDTPALPLDLSRGEPGPLLVARIDESHCIGCTLCIQACPVDAIVGANKHMHTVLEDWCTGCDLCVAPCPVDCIQMVPAGRAWTAQDAAISRQRHRGHLARTERLAADNARLMAPEAASVPADSAPAADDAQKEDRKRSAIESALARARARRNPSQS from the coding sequence ATGTCCTGTCGCTCACTTGCCGACCGCATTGATGCCTTGCTGCCTCAGACGCAATGCACCAAGTGCGGGTACGACGGCTGCCGGCCCTATGCCGACGCCATCGCCGACGGCGCCGCCCCGATCAATCGCTGCCCGCCCGGCGGCGACGAAGGCATCGCCGCGCTGTCCGCCCTGCTGGACACCCCCGCCCTGCCCCTGGACCTGTCGCGCGGCGAACCCGGGCCGCTGCTGGTCGCCCGCATCGATGAATCCCATTGCATCGGCTGTACGCTGTGCATCCAGGCCTGTCCGGTGGACGCCATCGTGGGCGCCAACAAGCATATGCACACCGTGCTGGAAGACTGGTGCACCGGCTGCGACCTGTGCGTGGCGCCCTGTCCGGTCGATTGCATTCAGATGGTGCCGGCCGGACGCGCCTGGACCGCCCAGGACGCCGCCATCAGCCGGCAGCGGCACCGCGGCCACCTGGCGCGCACGGAACGCCTGGCCGCCGATAACGCCCGCCTGATGGCCCCCGAAGCGGCCTCCGTCCCCGCCGACTCGGCACCCGCCGCCGACGACGCGCAGAAAGAAGACCGCAAGCGTTCCGCCATTGAATCCGCGCTGGCCCGCGCCCGGGCCCGCCGCAACCCCTCGCAGTCATGA